A region of Maridesulfovibrio sp. DNA encodes the following proteins:
- the yjgA gene encoding ribosome biogenesis factor YjgA, which translates to MYDADDLYNDEEEYSGPSRSQKKRDMTALQNMAEKLMTLGPELVKKCGLPDYFIEEVLDAMAIKSHEAKRRKTQYIGKLIREVDPQPLIDFLEDIETGNKADNMKFHALEQWRTRLIEGDFSVLDEILEQHPQADRQRISQLARNARKEKEKSKPPKSARALFKTLRELSE; encoded by the coding sequence ATGTACGACGCAGATGATTTATATAATGATGAAGAGGAATATTCCGGTCCCAGCAGATCGCAAAAAAAGCGGGATATGACCGCTCTGCAGAATATGGCCGAGAAACTGATGACCCTTGGCCCGGAACTGGTCAAAAAATGCGGGTTGCCGGACTACTTTATTGAAGAAGTTCTCGATGCCATGGCCATCAAATCCCATGAAGCAAAACGCCGTAAAACACAATACATCGGCAAGCTTATACGCGAGGTTGACCCGCAACCGCTCATTGATTTCCTTGAAGACATTGAGACCGGAAACAAAGCCGACAACATGAAATTCCATGCCCTTGAACAATGGCGCACCAGGCTGATTGAAGGTGATTTTTCCGTACTTGATGAAATTTTGGAGCAACATCCTCAGGCAGACCGCCAGAGGATTTCACAGTTAGCCCGCAATGCAAGAAAGGAAAAAGAAAAATCCAAGCCTCCCAAGTCCGCACGTGCCCTTTTCAAAACCCTGCGTGAACTATCTGAGTAA
- a CDS encoding DMT family transporter, whose protein sequence is MSFLQAQYVAVVALLTAVLLWSSSFVALKLAMAVYDPTFVIFGRMMLATICFLFFIPNFKKQPIHKGDFKWLIFMAFCEPCMYFVFESQAITYTSASQAGMICSTLPLLMAVSARFILKEKLSRRTLIGFTLAVCGGIWLSLSSESTENAPNPILGNSLEFLAMCCAVGYMTVLKKMTARYSSLFLTAFQAFMGAIFYLPLLALPSTDLPTVFDPLAAGSIVYLGIGVTIGGYGLYNLGMSKLPANQTTAYINLIPVFTLFFGWLILDETFTSTQFLAAALVMGGVILSQDRRRG, encoded by the coding sequence ATGTCCTTTCTCCAAGCTCAATATGTTGCAGTGGTTGCCCTGCTTACAGCAGTGCTGCTCTGGTCCAGCTCATTTGTTGCCTTAAAGCTTGCTATGGCGGTATATGACCCCACTTTCGTAATCTTCGGAAGAATGATGCTGGCCACAATCTGCTTCCTGTTTTTTATACCGAATTTTAAAAAGCAGCCCATCCATAAAGGAGACTTCAAGTGGTTGATCTTTATGGCCTTTTGCGAACCATGCATGTATTTCGTCTTCGAAAGTCAGGCCATAACGTATACTTCCGCCTCGCAAGCGGGGATGATTTGCTCTACCCTTCCTCTACTAATGGCTGTTTCTGCACGGTTTATCTTAAAAGAAAAGCTCAGCCGCAGGACCCTGATCGGATTTACTCTGGCTGTTTGCGGAGGAATATGGCTTTCCCTTTCCTCAGAATCCACTGAAAACGCGCCCAATCCCATACTTGGAAACTCGCTTGAGTTTTTGGCCATGTGCTGTGCGGTTGGATACATGACCGTTCTGAAGAAAATGACCGCCCGCTACTCTTCCCTTTTCCTGACCGCATTTCAGGCTTTTATGGGAGCAATATTTTACCTGCCGCTACTGGCCTTACCTTCCACCGATCTACCTACGGTTTTCGATCCGCTTGCAGCAGGCAGCATTGTTTATCTTGGAATAGGTGTAACCATAGGCGGATACGGACTCTACAACTTAGGTATGTCCAAACTTCCGGCCAACCAGACCACCGCCTACATAAACCTGATCCCGGTATTTACCCTCTTCTTCGGTTGGCTGATTCTTGATGAAACCTTTACCTCCACGCAATTTCTCGCCGCAGCACTGGTCATGGGCGGGGTTATTTTAAGTCAGGACAGGAGGCGTGGATAA
- a CDS encoding 1,4-dihydroxy-6-naphthoate synthase — protein sequence MSKILKLGYSPCPNDTFIFHALASGAVSIDPFKLDVTLADVEELNSMARSGRMDICKVSVHAAAHIMDDYILLRAGGAMGRGVGPLLLTGAPCIIDDLDGKRVAIPGRNTTANLLFSLMCRQAGINIELVEMVFDQVMPAIKNGEVDAGVVIHEGRFTYEALGLSRLADLGQWWEDFSGLPIPLGSIAIKRSLGAETASLVNAAIRKSLTLSHIDEKSAWPYIKENAQEMDDDVIHEHIKTFVTDYSEDVGEEGEQAVSRLLEEAARMDGIELPDLPIFIEI from the coding sequence ATGAGCAAAATATTGAAACTGGGCTATTCGCCCTGCCCGAACGATACGTTTATTTTTCATGCCCTCGCAAGCGGGGCAGTCAGCATAGACCCTTTTAAACTTGACGTCACCCTCGCTGATGTCGAGGAATTGAATTCCATGGCCCGGTCCGGAAGGATGGACATATGTAAGGTCTCCGTCCATGCCGCAGCGCATATCATGGATGATTATATTCTTCTGCGCGCCGGTGGAGCCATGGGGCGTGGCGTAGGGCCGTTGCTGCTTACCGGAGCACCTTGCATCATAGATGACCTTGATGGCAAGCGTGTTGCTATACCGGGACGCAATACAACCGCAAATTTATTGTTCAGCCTTATGTGTCGCCAAGCAGGAATCAACATAGAGCTGGTGGAGATGGTCTTTGATCAGGTTATGCCAGCCATTAAGAACGGGGAGGTTGATGCCGGGGTGGTTATCCACGAAGGCCGTTTTACTTATGAAGCTCTCGGTTTATCCAGACTTGCTGATCTTGGTCAGTGGTGGGAGGATTTTTCCGGTCTGCCTATCCCGCTCGGCTCCATCGCCATCAAACGCTCTCTCGGTGCGGAAACCGCTTCACTTGTCAATGCCGCTATCCGTAAATCCCTCACGCTTTCTCATATAGATGAAAAATCCGCGTGGCCTTACATTAAAGAAAATGCGCAGGAAATGGATGATGATGTGATCCATGAGCACATCAAGACTTTTGTTACCGACTATTCCGAAGATGTCGGAGAAGAAGGAGAACAGGCTGTTTCAAGATTACTTGAAGAAGCAGCGCGAATGGATGGAATTGAATTGCCTGATCTGCCGATTTTCATTGAAATATAA
- the mqnE gene encoding aminofutalosine synthase MqnE → MISKNYFKAAGLERILDKILDEERLSIEDGLTLFNCPDLNALGALASIRRRQLHGNKTFYVINRHINYTNICVNGCLFCAYARKPGEKGSFKLSREDILEKLKNAPIPPREVHVVGGCHHDIPLSFFEETFVEIKKMLPQSAIKSFTAVEIDHFSKAEGISTVEVLKRLKAAGSEMLTGGGAEIFNPEVRAKICPEKLPGEDWLRIHGEAHGLGFTTNCTMLYGHVESYADRIDHLDRLRRQQDISGGFNCLIPLPFLTENSRLKIDNPLTGVDELRNIAVCRLMLDNIPHIKSYWVMLGVKQAQTALHFGADDFDGTVVEEKIGHMAGAESEQGLSRTEIEEMIIGCGFIPVERDAAFNEI, encoded by the coding sequence ATGATCTCAAAAAACTACTTTAAAGCTGCCGGACTCGAACGTATCCTCGACAAAATTCTTGACGAGGAACGACTTTCCATCGAGGACGGGCTTACCCTCTTTAATTGTCCCGACCTTAATGCGCTGGGCGCACTTGCTTCCATCCGCAGACGTCAATTACACGGCAACAAGACATTCTACGTAATCAACCGCCACATCAATTATACAAACATCTGTGTGAACGGCTGCCTTTTCTGTGCCTATGCCCGCAAGCCCGGTGAAAAAGGCTCTTTCAAACTCAGCAGGGAAGACATCCTCGAAAAGCTGAAAAATGCACCAATCCCTCCCCGTGAAGTCCACGTGGTCGGTGGGTGCCATCACGATATTCCGCTATCATTTTTCGAAGAGACCTTCGTTGAAATCAAAAAAATGCTTCCGCAGTCAGCAATTAAATCCTTCACAGCTGTAGAAATCGACCATTTTTCTAAAGCAGAAGGCATCTCCACGGTTGAAGTGCTCAAACGGCTTAAAGCTGCCGGTTCCGAGATGCTTACCGGTGGCGGAGCTGAAATCTTCAACCCGGAAGTACGCGCCAAAATCTGCCCGGAAAAACTTCCCGGCGAAGATTGGTTACGCATCCACGGAGAAGCCCACGGGCTCGGTTTCACCACCAACTGCACTATGCTCTATGGACATGTGGAATCATATGCCGACAGGATTGATCATCTGGACAGGTTACGCCGCCAACAGGATATTTCCGGTGGTTTTAACTGCCTAATTCCCTTACCCTTCCTGACAGAAAACAGCAGACTGAAAATTGATAATCCTCTTACTGGGGTTGATGAATTACGTAATATTGCTGTTTGCCGACTCATGCTGGATAACATCCCGCACATCAAGTCCTACTGGGTAATGCTCGGCGTAAAGCAGGCGCAGACCGCCCTCCATTTCGGCGCCGACGATTTTGACGGAACCGTTGTCGAGGAAAAAATCGGACATATGGCCGGAGCAGAATCCGAACAGGGATTGAGCCGAACCGAAATCGAAGAAATGATCATCGGCTGCGGGTTCATCCCGGTCGAACGCGATGCTGCTTTTAATGAAATTTAA